From Kineosporia succinea, the proteins below share one genomic window:
- a CDS encoding AI-2E family transporter — MSQQSDPDHQSALGAEPPTAEPGRVKESTPEHPAGEPEESTLPTPPPLGEPVKGDPKFGRPGPPINTNNPFYFGFIATIGALLAFQLMKIVADLSQTITLVVIAAFLAVGLDPVVRYLQRQGLRRGASVAIVFVVVIGIFGGFAAIIIPDMVDQATELVNSAPDQIDNLTKTPWINDLNAQYGVIDNLSKQIRDRASNGETVMQVFGGVLGAGKAVLSGLASTFTVLILTLYFLASLNNIAEAGYRLVPRSRRTRVRALGDEIIKRIGGYVAGQVAVATINGVCSFVMMTILGIPYAAVLAFVVGVLGLIPLVGATIGAVLVVLVGLFQSVQIAVVAAIYYVIYQQVENYLIAPRIMSRTVAVPGAVALIAAFGGGALLGVLGALIAIPIAAAILLIIQEVLIPRQERA, encoded by the coding sequence GTGTCGCAGCAGTCGGACCCCGACCACCAGTCCGCCCTGGGCGCGGAACCCCCCACCGCCGAGCCCGGGCGGGTGAAGGAGTCGACTCCCGAGCACCCGGCGGGTGAACCCGAGGAATCGACCCTGCCGACGCCGCCGCCGCTGGGCGAGCCGGTGAAGGGCGACCCCAAGTTCGGCCGCCCCGGCCCGCCGATCAACACCAACAACCCGTTCTACTTCGGCTTCATCGCCACCATCGGCGCGCTGCTGGCGTTCCAGCTGATGAAGATCGTGGCCGACCTGTCGCAGACCATCACGCTGGTCGTCATCGCCGCGTTCCTGGCCGTCGGCCTCGACCCGGTGGTGCGCTACCTGCAGCGCCAGGGCCTGCGGCGCGGCGCCTCGGTGGCCATCGTGTTCGTCGTGGTGATCGGCATTTTCGGCGGCTTCGCGGCCATCATCATCCCGGACATGGTCGACCAGGCCACCGAGCTGGTGAACTCGGCGCCCGACCAGATCGACAACCTGACGAAGACGCCCTGGATCAACGACCTGAACGCGCAGTACGGCGTGATCGACAACCTCAGCAAGCAGATCCGCGACCGGGCCAGCAACGGCGAGACCGTGATGCAGGTGTTCGGCGGGGTGCTCGGCGCCGGCAAGGCGGTGCTGTCCGGCCTGGCCAGCACCTTCACCGTGCTGATCCTGACCCTGTACTTCCTGGCCTCGCTGAACAACATCGCCGAGGCCGGTTACCGCCTCGTGCCGCGCAGCCGCCGCACCCGGGTGCGGGCGCTGGGCGACGAGATCATCAAGCGCATCGGTGGTTACGTGGCCGGGCAGGTCGCCGTCGCCACGATCAACGGCGTCTGCAGCTTCGTGATGATGACGATCCTCGGCATCCCCTACGCCGCCGTGCTGGCCTTCGTGGTCGGCGTGCTCGGGCTGATCCCGCTCGTCGGTGCCACCATCGGCGCGGTGCTCGTGGTGCTGGTCGGGCTGTTCCAGTCGGTGCAGATCGCGGTCGTCGCGGCCATCTACTACGTGATCTACCAGCAGGTCGAGAACTACCTCATCGCCCCGCGCATCATGTCCCGCACGGTGGCCGTGCCCGGGGCGGTGGCGCTGATCGCGGCCTTCGGCGGCGGTGCGCTGCTCGGTGTGCTGGGCGCGCTCATCGCCATCCCGATCGCCGCCGCCATCCTCCTGATCATCCAGGAGGTCCTCATCCCCCGTCAGGAGCGCGCGTGA